The Dyella sp. 2HG41-7 sequence TGTTTTTGCGAGAAGGCGTCGGCCACCGCCCATTCCGCATACGGCGGCAGCGCGATGTTTTGTTGTTTCAACGACGCATAGACGGAGAGCACTTCATCGGCCCGATCCGCTTGATCCAGCGCGACCAGCAAATCGAGTTGCGCGCGTCTGCGCACGTCTGCGGGCGCGGATGTGTCGTTGGCCAAACGTTGAATATCGTCGATGGCTTTATCCGCTTCGGCGTACGGATGCGTCGCATCGGCGGGCACGCCTTTCGCCCAACGCACTTCGTGGGACGCGTAATCGGCCCTGAGCTGCACGCGCTCGGCATCGCTGAGCGCGGGCGAGATCTTCGCAGCCAGCTCGTTAGCGCGCGCGGACGCACCCAATTCCGAAAGCAGCTGGACGCACAACAACTGCGCACTGCGATCGTTCGGCCAACTTGCCAACACATCCTCACAATGGGCAAGTGCTTCCACTCGGTGACCCGCGCTACGCTCGGAGCGCGCCAGCGACAGCAGCGCGTCGTGATCCGACGCGCTCTTCGCGGCGCCCGCTTCGCACGTTCCGCACAACGCGAGCGCGACAAAAGCCGCCAGCGCCGCGCGCCGAAACTCCGCCGCGTTCGCTGTTGATTTCCCTATTTTTTGACCGCACTTCTGCATCGCAAGAGTCGCCCAATGCGCCTAAGGTGAAAACCGAAAGCCCGGTGAAGTCGCTTTCCACTGCTTCCTCGAACTCATCGCTTGTTGGATAGTTCGCAAGAATCGGGCCATCTTGGATGGCTGTGAATTTCAGACGTGCGCGCGCGGTCTTTCGTTTTTGACATACGTGAAGGCCGTCTTTGCGAAAACCCGGAAGCAATCACAAGTCATTGATTTATATTGACAAAAAGACACGCAAGATCAGCTTCGCTACGCCTTGTGAAGACGGTGCGCAAAAGCGCGTTATTTGCGCGAGGTATGTCGTAATTGGTCAGCCGACTGTTTTAGGTCACTTTCGTCCCAACGCGTGGGCGCAACGCCGGAAGCTCTTCATCATTTCGAAAAAACAAAAGGCCTGCACGCAGGCAGGCCTCTTTCGGTTTTCAAAGCCGCTTCACTTCCCTGATGCGGGTCGCAAACCGAACAGGATCAATAGCACGGCGCCGACGCAGATGCCGCAGTCAGCCACATTGAACGTGGGGTAATACCAGTCGCGGTAATACACCTGGATGAAATCGGTGACCTGCGATGCGTGCAAACGATCGATCACGTTGCCAAGCGCGCCGCCGATCACCAACGACAGCGGCAGCGCTGTGCGCCATTCGCGCCGTGCAGTGCGCGCCAGCCAAATCACCAGCGCCACAGTGATGACCGCCGCGAGCAACACGAAAAACCAGCGCTGCCAGCCGCTGCTTTGCGCGAGAAAACTGAAAGCCGCGCCGGTGTTGAACGCCAGTGTCCAATTGAGCAAGCCAGGTATCACCGCGTGCGGCGATCCAGGAGGCTGCAATGCGGTCACTGCCCACCATTTGGTGAGCTGATCGAGAAGGATCACCAACAAGGAAAACGACAGCCAGGGGAGAGCGTTGGGTTTGGGATGCATGGTCTTCTCATTAATGACAGTGCAATGCCGAATGGCTCCCCTCCCCTGCATGCAGGGGAGGGATGGGGTGGGGTTGCATGAGCTTGCGTCACTTTTGAAGTTCAACGCGAGAATGCTTCACCCCACCCCAACCCTCCCCTACTACACGTAGGGGAGGGAGCAGGTTTGCAACAGCGTTAGAACCAGCGGCGCTCTTCGCCCGGTCCTTCCACGTTGCTCACGCAACGGCTGCAGATTTCCGGATGATTCGGATTGCTGCCGACGTCGTCGCGGCGATGCCAGCAACGAATGCATTTGGCCGCATCACTGACGCTGGCCGCTACGTACACCTCGCCACCTTCGAGCTGCACGGCGGCGGCATCGTCGGGTCGCGGCTGCAACGGCGCAAAGCTCAATTCGGAGGTGATGAAGAAGAAGCGCAATTCGTCTGCGGTGGCTGCGTAGCGCTCCGTCGTCGCAGGATCGGCGTGCAGCACGAGCTTCGCTTCCAGCGCCGCGCCGATGCGTTCGCCTTTGCGCATTTCTTCCAGCACGCGCGACGCCGTGTCGCGCATCGCCAAAAGATCGGCCCAATAACGGCGCTGTTCCGACGAGCTTTGCGTGTTGGTCAATCCGTCGTACCAAGTTTCGAACAGCACGCTTTCGCCGCGTTCGCTCGGCATGTGCTGCCAGATTTCTTCGGCGGTGAACGACAGCACCGGCGCCAGCCAACGCACCATCGCTTCCAGGATGCGATACATCGCGCTCTGCGCGCTGCGCCGGCCGAGGCTTTCGGTCGGCATGGTGTAGAGGCGATCCTTGGTGATATCCAAATACAGCGCGCCCATTTCGTTGGTGCAGAAGTTCTGCACGCGTTGCACGATCTCCGGGAAATCGTGGCGGTCGTACGCGGCGATCACCGCTTGCTGCACATCGTAAGCCTGCGCGACGGCCCACTGATCGAGCAGCAGACTGTTCTCCGTCGGCACCAGATGCTTGGCCGGATCGAAACCGTCGAGATTGCCGAGCAGGAAGCGCGCAGTATTGCGAATGCGGCGATACGCGTCCGCCACGCGCTTCAGAATTTCGTCGGACACCGACATCTCGTTGCGATAGTCGGCCGACGCCACCCACAAACGCAGAATGTCGGCGCCGAGCGTGTCCATCACCTTCTGCGGCGCCACCACGTTGCCCTGCGATTTGGACATCTTGCGGCCCTGCCCGTCCACGGTGAAGCCGTGCGTCAGCAGCGCCTTGTACGGCGGTTGGCCGTCCAACATCGACGAGGTGAGCAGCGAGGAATGGAACCAGCCACGATGCTGATCGGAGCCTTCCAGATACAAATCGGCAGGGAACGCGGAGATATCCACGTGCGAACCGCGCAGGACATGCCAATGCGTGGTGCCGGAATCGAACCACACGTCCAAGGTGTCGCGGTTTTTCTCATACAACGGCGCTTCTTCCGCGCTGAGAAAATCGCTGGGTTCGATGCTTTGCCACGCCTCGATGCCATCTTGCTCGATGCGCTTGGCGACTTCTTCCAGCAACTCTGGCGTACGCGGATGCAGCGCACCGGTTTCGCGATGCACGAAAAACGCCATCGGCACGCCCCACTGACGCTGGCGCGACAAAGTCCAGTCCGGACGATTGGCGATCATCGCGTGCAGACGCTGCTTGCCCCACGCCGGATAGAACTTGGTGGCTTCGATGCCTTCCAGCGCGGTTTCGCGCAGCGTTTTACCGCCTTCTTTCGGCACGACATCCATGCCCGCGAACCACTGCGAGGTGGCGCGATAAATCACCGGCGTTTTGTGGCGCCAGCAATGCATGTAGCTGTGCGTGTATTTCTGCTGATGCAGCAGCGAACCGGCTTGATCCAACGCTTCGACGATCTTCTGATTGGCCTTCCAAATAAACAGACCGCCGAACAGCGGCAGCGTCGACGCGTAGTGACCATCGCCCATCACCGGATTGATGATGTCGGCATCCAGCATGCCGTGCGCTTTGCACGACAAAAAGTCTTCCACGCCGTAGGCCGGCGACGAATGCACGATGCCCGTGCCGGTATCCAACGTAACGTAGTCGCCGAAATACACCGGCGACAAACGCGCATAGCCCGGATCGACCGCATACAGCGGATGACGGAAACGCAATTCGCCCAGCGCGCTACCCGGCACGGAGGCCACGATTTGGCCTTCCAAACCGTATGTCTTTAAACACTCTTCCACGCGCTCAGTCGCGAGAATCAGCATACCCTTGGGCGTATCGACCAGGCTGTAGCTGAATTCCGGATGCAGATTGAGCGCCTGATTGGCGGGAATCGTCCACGGCGTAGTGGTCCAGATCACGATCTGGCCGTTGGGCTTGGGCAGCGTTTGCAGACCGAACGCTTTCGCGACGGCGGCGGGATCGTCGAACGCAAAACC is a genomic window containing:
- the lspA gene encoding signal peptidase II, which codes for MHPKPNALPWLSFSLLVILLDQLTKWWAVTALQPPGSPHAVIPGLLNWTLAFNTGAAFSFLAQSSGWQRWFFVLLAAVITVALVIWLARTARREWRTALPLSLVIGGALGNVIDRLHASQVTDFIQVYYRDWYYPTFNVADCGICVGAVLLILFGLRPASGK
- the ileS gene encoding isoleucine--tRNA ligase encodes the protein MTQDYKSTINLPQTTFPMRGDLPKREPGWLAEWEKADRYHQIQAKTVGRPLFVLHDGPPYANGAIHIGHAVNKILKDIVVKSKVLAGFQAPYVPGWDCHGMPIEIQIEKKFGKNLPAAEVQRKARAYAAEQIEAQKADFKRLGVLGEWDRPYLTMDHFNEASEIRALSEMLRKGYIYRGLKPVNWCFDCGSALAEAEVEYDDKTDIAIDVGFAFDDPAAVAKAFGLQTLPKPNGQIVIWTTTPWTIPANQALNLHPEFSYSLVDTPKGMLILATERVEECLKTYGLEGQIVASVPGSALGELRFRHPLYAVDPGYARLSPVYFGDYVTLDTGTGIVHSSPAYGVEDFLSCKAHGMLDADIINPVMGDGHYASTLPLFGGLFIWKANQKIVEALDQAGSLLHQQKYTHSYMHCWRHKTPVIYRATSQWFAGMDVVPKEGGKTLRETALEGIEATKFYPAWGKQRLHAMIANRPDWTLSRQRQWGVPMAFFVHRETGALHPRTPELLEEVAKRIEQDGIEAWQSIEPSDFLSAEEAPLYEKNRDTLDVWFDSGTTHWHVLRGSHVDISAFPADLYLEGSDQHRGWFHSSLLTSSMLDGQPPYKALLTHGFTVDGQGRKMSKSQGNVVAPQKVMDTLGADILRLWVASADYRNEMSVSDEILKRVADAYRRIRNTARFLLGNLDGFDPAKHLVPTENSLLLDQWAVAQAYDVQQAVIAAYDRHDFPEIVQRVQNFCTNEMGALYLDITKDRLYTMPTESLGRRSAQSAMYRILEAMVRWLAPVLSFTAEEIWQHMPSERGESVLFETWYDGLTNTQSSSEQRRYWADLLAMRDTASRVLEEMRKGERIGAALEAKLVLHADPATTERYAATADELRFFFITSELSFAPLQPRPDDAAAVQLEGGEVYVAASVSDAAKCIRCWHRRDDVGSNPNHPEICSRCVSNVEGPGEERRWF